A stretch of Coccidioides posadasii str. Silveira chromosome 2, complete sequence DNA encodes these proteins:
- a CDS encoding uncharacterized protein (EggNog:ENOG410PHPJ~COG:C~TransMembrane:1 (o68-86i)~MEROPS:MER0192051~BUSCO:9711at33183): MADSFASPEPPLPTLLRLHAVGGCLSSSILSQLSAHIFYEYPALSAHVFNRIRVSWVHSKVPTPNPLFFVYPISLVSPLFVPFIFFDQQQSKLFTPISHYSLNNNLKSRCTVDMDMENTNFGPQSNSKAPAASQEPSHAALKAGAQPGSAGGEIITVQPARLEDLQPSYAQILNHPTQSAAGHGWYAAIIHGLGEFLGCLGAIPCCLCCPNPFRPVDQGQVGLVTKFGRFERAVDPGLVKVNVLSEKLKTIDVKIQIVEVPRQVCMTKDNVTLHLTSVLYYHVVSPHKAAFGVANVRQALIERTQTTLRQVVGARVLQDVIERREEIAQSIREIIDDVATDWGVKVESMLIKDLIFSDELQESLSMAAQSKRIGESKVIAARAEVEAAKLMRAAADILSSAPAMQIRYLETMQQMAKTSNSKVIFLPAPNQTMAQIQDSLNEAERTGEGPSHYSNPFDTQTNDGFQQAMNARVVEHI; this comes from the exons ATGGCTGACAGTTTCGCTTCCCCAGAACCCCCTCTCCCAACCCTTTTAAGGCTTCACGCGGTCGGTGGTTGTTTGTCAAGCTCGATTTTGTCGCAGCTTTCTGCGCATATATTTTACGAGTATCCCGCTCTTTCTGCCCACGTATTCAACCGGATACGCGTTTCTTGGGTCCATAGCAAGGTTCCGACCCCGAACCCTCTATTTTTTGTATATCCAATTTCGCTTGTTAGCCCTTTGTTCGTTcccttcatcttcttcgacCAACAGCAATCCAAATTATTTACCCCCATTTCACATTATTCATTAAATAATAATTTAAAGTCGCGTTGCACTGTCGATATGGATATGGAAAATACAAATTTCGGCCCCCAGAGCAACAGTAAAGCTCCAGCTGCGAGTCAGGAGCCTTCGCATGCCGCGCTCAAGGCTGGCGCCCAACCCGGCAGCGCTGGGGGTGAAATCATCACTGTCCAGCCCGCTCGTCTCGAGGATCTCCAGCCAAGCTACGCTCAGATCTTGAACCATCCCACCCAGAGCGCTGCGGGCCACGGATGGTATGCCGCAATTA TTCACGGCCTTGGTGAATTTCTCGGCTGTCTTGGTGCCATTCCgtgctgcttgtgctgcCCCAACCCCTTCAGGCCCGTGGACCAAGGACAGGTCGGCCTGGTAACCAAATTCGGCCGTTTCGAACGCGCCGTCGATCCGGGCCTCGTTAAAGTCAACGTCCTCAGCGAGAAATTGAAGACAATCGACGTCAAAATCCAAATTGTTGAGGTCCCGCGCCAGGTTTGCATGACCAAGGATAATGTCACCTTGCATCTGACGTCTGTCCTCTATTACCATGTCGTCTCTCCGCACAAGGCCGCCTTCGGCGTCGCGAACGTCCGCCAGGCCCTCATCGAACGAACTCAGACTACCCTGCGACAGGTGGTTGGTGCTCGTGTCCTGCAGGATGTTATTGAGCGTCGGGAGGAAATTGCCCAGTCTATTCGGGAAATTATCGACGACGTGGCCACCGATTGGGGTGTTAAGGTTGAATCCATGCTCATCAAGGATCTCATCTTCAGCGATGAGCTGCAGGAATCTCTGTCCATGGCCGCTCAGTCCAAGCGCATCGGTGAGAGTAAGGTCATTGCTGCCCGTGCAGAAGTCGAGGCCGCCAAG CTCATGAGAGCCGCCGCCGATATCTTGTCCTCTGCTCCTGCTATGCAAATCCGCTATTTGGAGACCATGCAGCAGATGGCCAAGACCTCCAACTCTAAAGTCATCTTCCTGCCGGCCCCAAATCAAACCATGGCACAGATTCAGGATTCCCTCAACGAGGCTGAGAGGACTGGTGAAGGCCCAAGCCATTATAGCAACCCGTTTGATACCCAGACAAACGATGGGTTTCAGCAAGCCATGAACGCCCGAGTTGTTGAGCATATCTAA
- the RPL27B gene encoding 60S ribosomal protein eL27 (EggNog:ENOG410PNDR~COG:J~BUSCO:15491at33183), giving the protein MKFMKVGRVAIITRGRYAGKKVVIIQPYDAGSKAHPFPYALVAGIERYPSKVTKRMGAKKVAKRSKVKPFIKTVNYNHLMPTRYTLELEGLKGVVTNDTFKEVSQREEAKKTVKKALEDRYTSGKNRWFFTPLRF; this is encoded by the exons ATGAAGT TCATGAAGGTTGGCCGTGTGGCCATCATCACCAGAGGGCGATATGCCGGAAAGAAG GTCGTGATCATCCAGCCATACGACGCCGGTTCCAAAGCCCACCCTTTCCCATATGCCCTCGTTGCCGGTATTGAGCGCTACCCATCCAAGGTCACCAAGAGAATGGGTGCCAAAAAGGTCGCCAAGCGCAGCAAGGTCAAGCCATTCATCAAGACCGTCAACTACAACCACCTGATGCCCACCCGCTACACACTTGAATTGGAGGGATTGAAGGGTGTCGTCACAAACGATACATTCAAGGAGGTGTCACAACGGGAAGAGGCTAAGAAGACAGTGAAGAAGGCTCTGGAGGACCGCTACACAAGCGGCAAGAACAGATGGTTCTTTACTCCTTTGC GATTCTAA
- a CDS encoding uncharacterized protein (EggNog:ENOG410PPWZ~COG:S~BUSCO:14245at33183): MPHAEKDVMGEPVVNGDHPQSQFINHLASYPFVSGSLENIKANPYGQKSLELADQGYSQFAKPFLPYLAKPYGYVAPYVSKADELGNEGLNRMDSTIPAVIHASENIKETIRGYVSAPFRLAEDGKGYVLETYSSERNAVGDGSFSRSKAAVSTGLRLTADSCLWLRGYLIPEAKTNEAAKNGKPRRNGEKAKPAKS, translated from the exons ATGCCACACGCAGAAAAAGACGTCATGGGCGAGCCAGTTGTCAACGGAGATCACCCTCAATCCCAATTCATCAAC CACCTCGCCTCATATCCCTTCGTCTCCGGATCCCTCGAGAACATAAAGGCCAATCCCTACGGCCAGAAATCGCTCGAGCTCGCCGACCAAGGCTACTCCCAGTTCGCCAAACCTTTCCTCCCCTACCTCGCCAAACCGTACGGCTACGTAGCCCCGTACGTCTCCAAAGCCGACGAGCTCGGAAATGAGGGCCTCAACCGCATGGACAGCACCATCCCCGCCGTCATCCACGCCTCGGAGAATATCAAAGAGACCATCAGAGGATACGTCTCTGCCCCTTTCCGCCTTGCGGAGGACGGGAAGGGCTACGTTCTCGAGACCTATTCGTCTGAGCGAAATGCGGTCGGAGACGGTTCCTTCTCGCGCAGCAAAGCTGCTGTTTCAACTGGCCTAAGGCTCACCGCGGATTCCTGCCTGTGGCTTCGGGGATACCTGATCCCTGAAGCGAAAACCAACGAGGCCGCGAAGAACGGAAAGCCTCGTCGAAACGGCGAGAAGGCCAAGCCTGCCAAAAGTTGA